A DNA window from Gloeocapsa sp. PCC 73106 contains the following coding sequences:
- a CDS encoding Spy/CpxP family protein refolding chaperone yields the protein MKRFSSLVAIALQMLILPSLNPKEVLAEVQNPLTVAQTTEVEVVDLTIDPPLTPEQEAKLQEIDTMYRSRIKEAANQYIESLKAIDQLLGTNPTNELILERYSQAQSNRNNVSNLLLERLLEFRSVLTPEQQASLSDDIRSYLQTQPDQ from the coding sequence ATGAAAAGATTCTCTAGTTTAGTAGCGATCGCTCTGCAGATGCTGATTCTACCCTCACTTAACCCTAAGGAAGTTTTAGCAGAAGTACAAAACCCCCTGACAGTAGCTCAAACTACAGAGGTTGAAGTTGTGGACTTGACGATTGACCCTCCTTTGACACCAGAGCAAGAAGCTAAACTACAAGAGATTGATACGATGTATCGCTCCAGAATCAAAGAAGCCGCAAATCAATATATTGAGAGTTTAAAGGCGATCGATCAACTTTTAGGAACCAATCCTACCAATGAACTCATTCTTGAGCGTTACAGTCAAGCTCAAAGCAATAGAAATAATGTTAGTAATCTCTTGTTAGAAAGACTCTTAGAATTCAGAAGCGTTCTAACTCCAGAACAACAAGCTTCCCTATCTGACGATATTCGTAGCTATCTACAAACCCAACCAGATCAATAG